A genomic segment from Planctomycetota bacterium encodes:
- a CDS encoding S9 family peptidase has translation MIVRRVAVLLLAGSFVVGVGRAAEPARRPLEIADLFRLARVADPQISPDGRLVVWQVTTVHPEANGSSAALWIAPADGSAPARPLTTTAGTTKDTRPRWSPDGTTILFQSDRGGSSQLWTVPAAGGVPTRLTGISTGAEDAVWSPDGRRIAFVSTVRPEYSQLPFAESDSLNAARERALAADPVKARTFTRLFFRHWDSYV, from the coding sequence ATGATCGTTCGTCGCGTCGCCGTCCTGCTCCTGGCCGGCAGTTTTGTCGTCGGCGTGGGCCGTGCCGCCGAGCCCGCAAGGCGCCCGCTCGAGATCGCCGACCTGTTCCGGCTCGCGCGCGTCGCCGACCCGCAGATCTCCCCCGACGGCCGGCTGGTCGTCTGGCAGGTGACGACGGTCCATCCCGAGGCCAACGGCTCGTCGGCGGCGCTGTGGATCGCCCCGGCCGACGGGTCGGCACCGGCACGGCCGCTGACGACGACGGCCGGCACGACCAAGGACACCCGCCCGCGCTGGTCGCCGGACGGCACGACGATCCTGTTCCAGTCCGACCGCGGCGGCTCGAGCCAGTTGTGGACCGTGCCCGCGGCAGGGGGAGTGCCGACGCGGCTGACCGGGATCTCGACCGGTGCCGAGGACGCGGTCTGGTCCCCCGACGGCCGGCGGATCGCGTTCGTGTCCACGGTCCGGCCGGAGTACAGCCAGCTGCCGTTCGCCGAGAGCGACTCGCTCAACGCGGCGCGCGAGCGGGCGCTGGCGGCCGACCCGGTCAAGGCGCGGACGTTCACGCGGCTCTTCTTCCGCCACTGGGACTCCTACGT